From a single Sphaeramia orbicularis chromosome 4, fSphaOr1.1, whole genome shotgun sequence genomic region:
- the spata18 gene encoding mitochondria-eating protein has translation MADTLRRLTNTSSFSVLQDKLESWHQDYHVISCDQNLNRCCELIELTSKIQGQLFTILNLTAAEGGHYGGVDTLKTRLLPWLGTCFSMARPSVTNDTSLQLIQDSVEKDRRIRELSFSHENDMQKMETQLCSTRLQLDSVRSELADAQKELDDTKSKSATTLLATEDEIIQLKADLRSAHEQLDIYKRKLDSLDDYERQIRLLRDEVSYLSSEKAMLQERLVRSRSPSPLPRLSRSSSPIRSESPTRAQLTNSSRHARLVSRLSDLYAVERLEAQTLLRRYISDLEMVQKIIFIAVVESFRTAKLAYRQFKLRVRKTLSSSHFGPESLEDAAVDYIVRNLDLYDVQASVNDVINTMNVNPRISFPPEVDFVLISTLIRETCRVAFAMQTLDPPLDLAFASDGELYSDLRYRRSYDSEFSAPLVMYHVWPALMEGDAVIVKGEAVTRRGAMWSRSRSRSASPVRSRSLSPTRSLAFNSKRSLSPERLTTSHL, from the exons CTACCAT GTGATTTCTTGTGACCAAAACTTGAACAGATGTTGTGAGCTGATAGAGTTAACATCCAAAATCCAAGGCCAACTATTCACCATCCTTAATCTGACAGCTGCTGAAG GGGGACACTATGGTGGAGTGGATACCCTAAAAACACGCCTGCTGCCATGGCTCGGTACCTGTTTTTCGATGGCGAGGCCCTCTGTTACTAATGACACCAGTCTACAGCTCATCCAG GATTCGGTGGAGAAGGACCGGAGAATCAGGGAGCTCTCTTTCTCCCATGAGAATGATATGCAGAAGATGGAGACCCAGCTGTGCTCCACTCGACTCCAGCTGGACTCTGTCAGATCAGA ACTGGCTGATGCTCAGAAGGAACTGGATGATACAAAGAGCAAATCAGCAACTACTCTTTTGGCCACTGAAGACGAAATTATACAACTGAAAGCAGA TTTGCGCTCTGCACATGAGCAGCTGGACATTTACAAGAGGAAGTTGGACTCTCTGGATGACTATGAGCGACAAATCCGTTTGCTGAGAGATGAAGTGTCCTACCTCAGCTCAGAGAAGGCAATGCTGCAAGAGAG GTTGGTCAGAAGCCGTTCTCCAAGCCCTTTGCCCAGACTGAGCCGCTCCTCCAGCCCCATTAGGAGTGAGTCACCCACCAGAGCCCAGCTCACAAACTCCTCCCGTCACGCACGCCTCGTATCCCGCCTCAGTGACCTGTATGCTGTGGAGCGTCTGGAGGCCCAGACTCTGCTGCGACGCTACATTTCAGACTTAGAGATGGTCCAGAAAATCATCTTCATCGCTGTTGTG GAATCCTTTAGGACAGCAAAGCTGGCTTACCGTCAGTTCAAGCTACGGGTCAGAAAGACACTGTCCTCATCCCACTTCGGGCCTGAAAGTCTTGAGGATGCAGCTGTGGACTACATTGTCAGAAACTTGGACCTCTATGATGTACAGGCCAGCGTCAAT GACGTGATCAACACCATGAATGTGAACCCTCGGATCTCCTTCCCACCAGAAGTGGACTTTGTCCTCATCAGTACATTGATCAGGGAGACATGCAGGGTGGCCTTTGCCATGCAGACACTGGATCCTCCTCTTGACTTGGCTTTTGCCAGTGATGGTGAACTTTACAGTGATCTAAG GTATCGTCGTAGCTACGACTCAGAGTTCAGCGCTCCTCTGGTGATGTACCATGTGTGGCCCGCTCTAATGGAAGGAGATGCTGTGATAGTGAAGGGCGAGGCGGTGACTAGAAGAGGTGCTATG tggaGTCGGAGCAGGAGCAGGAGTGCCAGCCCTGTACGCTCTCGCTCCCTCAGCCCGACCCGCAGCCTT GCATTTAACAGCAAAAGAAGCCTGTCTCCTGAACGCCTGACCACTAGCCACCTGTGA